ACCAAAGCTGCTATACCATAAGGGCTAAAAGTTCCCAAAGAGGCACCAAAAGCAGCAGCTATTTTAGCAGCTGCAGCAGAATAAGAAGCAGCAGCAGCAGCAAGAGGAGTAGCAGCAGCAGCAGCAAGAGGAGTAGGAGCAGCAGCAAGAGGAGTAGCAGCAATACCACAACTTCCTGTAATTATAGATGAAACTGCACATGTAGCAGCACTTCCGACACAAccattttttaaattatctaaatatgtatcttttattttattcaatGAAGATGGACTGGTGAAtaaatttttcttatttgGAT
The window above is part of the Plasmodium gaboni strain SY75 chromosome Unknown, whole genome shotgun sequence genome. Proteins encoded here:
- a CDS encoding stevor, with product NKMSSKKEIYNNAQGGNSNMSPRRLRYLEIQRNLYNDIDGKQELYFRKLSDKSNNKNDKPYEYPNKKNLFTSPSSLNKIKDTYLDNLKNGCVGSAATCAVSSIITGSCGIAATPLAAAPTPLAAAAATPLAAAAASYSAAAAKIAAAFGASLGTFSPYGIAALVLIIIALVLIILYIWLYRRRKTSWKHECKNHLCT